From Strigops habroptila isolate Jane chromosome 1, bStrHab1.2.pri, whole genome shotgun sequence, a single genomic window includes:
- the SNAI2 gene encoding zinc finger protein SNAI2 has protein sequence MPRSFLVKKHFNSSKKPNYSELDTHTVIISPYLYESYPVPIIPQPEILSSVAYNPITVWTTTGLLPSPLPNDLSPLSGYPSSLGRVSPPPPSDTSSKDHSGSESPISDEEERIQSKLSDPHAVEAEKFQCSLCNKTYSTFSGLAKHKQLHCDAQSRKSFSCKYCDKEYVSLGALKMHIRTHTLPCVCKICGKAFSRPWLLQGHIRTHTGEKPFSCPHCNRAFADRSNLRAHLQTHSDVKKYQCKNCSKTFSRMSLLHKHEESGCCVAH, from the exons ATGCCACGCTCCTTTCTGGTCAAGAAACATTTCAATTCATCCAAGAAGCCCAATTACAGCGAGCTGGACACTCATACAG tgaTTATATCCCCATACCTGTATGAAAGCTATCCAGTCCCTATCATACCACAGCCAGAGATCCTGAGCTCAGTAGCTTACAATCCCATTACTGTGTGGACTACAACTGGGCTGCTACCATCTCCGTTACCCAACGacctctctcctctttctggATATCCCTCATCTTTGGGAAGAGTCAGCCCACCTCCACCTTCTGACACCTCCTCCAAAGATCACAGCGGTTCAGAAAGTCCCATTAGCGATGAAGAAGAGAGAATCCAGTCCAAGCTTTCAGACCCCCATGCAGTCGAAGCTGAAAAGTTTCAGTGCAGTTTATGCAACAAGACCTATTCAACTTTCTCTGGCTTGGCCAAACATAAGCAGCTGCACTGTGATGCCCAGTCTAGGAAATCATTCAGCTGCAAGTACTGTGACAAGGAGTATGTCAGCCTGGGAGCGCTTAAGATGCACATCAGGACCCACACACTACCTTGTGTCTGCAAGATCTGCGGCAAAGCTTTCTCTAGACCCTGGCTGCTTCAAGGACACATTAGAACTCACACTG GAGAGAAGCCGTTTTCCTGTCCTCACTGCAACAGGGCTTTTGCAGACAGATCGAATCTGAGGGCTCATCTGCAGACCCACTCGGATGTGAAGAAATACCAGTGCAAAAATTGCTCCAAAACTTTCTCCAGAATGTCTCTTCTGCACAAACATGAGGAATCTGGCTGCTGTGTAGCACACTGA